In a genomic window of Punica granatum isolate Tunisia-2019 chromosome 6, ASM765513v2, whole genome shotgun sequence:
- the LOC116212026 gene encoding protein C2-DOMAIN ABA-RELATED 4-like: protein MDHVLGILKVRVKRGTNLVVRDALSSDPYVTVSQGNLKVKTRVVKKDCNPVWNDELTLSVTDKNLPLLVTVYDKDTFTADDKMGEAEIDIRPYLECIEMCLENLPSPTTIKRIQPGKDNCYAEESSIVWLDGKIVQDMILRLRNVPTGEVELQLEWIDLPGRN, encoded by the exons ATGGATCACGTCTTGGGTATCCTCAAGGTTCGGGTGAAGAGAGGCACCAACCTCGTCGTCCGCGACGCCCTCAGCAGCGACCCCTATGTCACCGTCTCCCAGGGCAACCTC AAAGTGAAGACTCGTGTGGTTAAGAAAGACTGCAATCCCGTTTGGAATGATGAGCTCACCCTCTCCGTCACTGATAAGAACCTCCCATTGCTTGTT ACAGTTTATGACAAAGATACGTTTACAGCGGATGACAAAATGGGGGAGGCAGAGATCGACATTAGGCCCTACCTGGAGTGCATAGAGATGTGCCTTGAGAACCTCCCGTCCCCAACTACCATAAAGAGGATCCAGCCGGGCAAGGACAACTGCTATGCGGAAGAGAGCTCCATTGTGTGGTTAGATGGGAAGATAGTGCAGGACATGATCCTGAGGCTACGAAATGTGCCGACTGGAGAGGTCGAGCTCCAACTCGAGTGGATCGATCTTCCTGGCCGTAACTGA